TTcaacttttcttattctttatgatgttaagaatttttatgtgTACATGTCAGTTGTATcctagaatgtccctcaatttcaGTTTGTTTCGTTCTCTTcggaaatgtttaattttttcttagtgaccagattcaggttatgcattttggaTAGAAATATTATATTATGATGTTGTTTTTTCTTCAGTGAATCACATCCAGAGACACATGACGTGTCCCATTATTTGCAATTTAATTTTGATCACTCAGTTAAAGAGGCCTTTTTTAAAACTCATAGGTTGTATCTGAAAGCTCCAAAGCCACATGAAATCTCCAAATTTCAATTggatatcatttaaaatattcttaggACTTGTAATGTCAAGGATACAAAGGCATACAAGTGTCCCTCAGTTACCAAAGTCTTAGAATGCCATCAAGTTCAAATGTCTCCAGATTTATAGTTTTGCGTCTGAAAACTCCAAAACCCAACTAGTTAATTGACCAGGATGGAAGATATAGAATTCTATGAGTagatagaaaaatgaacacatgaaTACAACTCTAATTCAGGGAAGAGGGTTAAATGGTTCCCCTCCTCTAGAAGTTATGAAATTATtgacataatattaaaaatattgttcaATCCATTCTATCAGTTTCCTGAAAAATAATCTAGTCAATCTAACTACTTTTCTGGTAGGAAATACTTTCAAATACCTGGGATGGTATGCATCTTCTTCAAGAAGGTAAGTATTGTTAAGCATTTGGAAGAGTGAGAATTGAATATACAAATGTttagagcagagtttctcaactttggcaccATGAATATTTTGGAcaagataattctttgttttcaggggctgccctgtgcattgtaggatgtttaaaaGCATCCTCCTACCCACTAGATGCCGGGAGCACCACCTCCCCAAGTTGTATctaccaaaatgtctccagacatttccaaatgtcctCTGGAGTATAAAATTCCCCCTGGCTGAAAACTACTGTTTTaggggaataaaaatatttttgagttaaGGAGGAAGTTGTCACTATTTAGTATTTCACACACTTTTAATGTGTGAAAGAATTTTCCTGTTAGAGTAATAACCTTTAAATCCAACTTAAAAGGTATAATTGGgtaattgatttatatttatgaCTTTTTATAGTTGAAGTCTTCTTGAGGTTCTGCTTCAATATTAGAGGAGCCAATAAAGGTTTAGATTTCCtgtatgtgtaattttaaatggTCAGTTTATTGGAATTACAAGAATCACTTAGTATTTAAGAATGGTTCATTTGTTGCCAGAAGCTAAAGTccttaaaagagaaattaaatttacACATATAGCTTAAACTGTTTAgtgaattttgtttataatataaATAGTCACAAACATAATATGTCTCCTTAGAGTTAATTGTTAAAAACTGTAGACTTTAAAggatttgtaaataaaataataatagaattcaCTAGCCAAATTTGAGGCACGAATGGAATCCATTGTTTCTCACCATCCTGTCTCAGCTATAGCCTAGAGCAGAAGTCACCCTGCATCATCAACAGAAGAGGAAGTGGAGTCCTCAAAGAGTCCTTGAAGACTACATGGATGTGTGGAATCAATAACCTCATGATTTGTAGTAGGATGCTATCAGAAGCAGAAAAACTCCTCCTCTCTACACCTACTGTGTCCACCTCCCTCAAGGGTCCCCTGCAGCAATGGTAAACAAGGCCATCCCCAGAAGACATTTTTGTAGCCTAGaggataataaatataaataaatgtatagatCATATCTCTACAGAGGAGGAATTTTATGAGGGAATCAGCCACCCAATAATAAAACAGCACTACATATCAGTAGACAAAGAAAGATTCAGTGAATTGAAGTATAACAAACACTTCATTCTCCTTTGAATGCCTATATTGTTGGTATCCCTTTCAAGAAGCCTTTTAGAAGTTGGCTGACTTATGATACAAAGTCCACTCTCTCTTTGCCTGCTCTGTTCCACAGCATACCCTCTTGGTTTCATGAATATCATGAGATCTCGTCTCTTGTGCTGAAGTGTGTTTTCCTTTACCTCagcctgaggtctctctccttatTTCAGTGTCACAAAGCCTTTTTCCCCTTGCTGACCACAGAGAATTCTTAGAGGGGAGTCTTAGCTTGTACTCATGTAGAAAGGAAAGCCtgttgttttaatgttttaaggAATTGGGCTATGGACCCCCATTGTCCATTTGGTGACTAACActcacttctttccttcttgcaaTACAATTGCCTGAAATGCCAAAGTCTTAAATGCTGAAACTGCTGTGCTTCCACCCCAGCCCCCCAACCAGCAGTGTTTATGGAGATATTGATTCAGTTGGATACGTAGTAAGGTGTAGCTAAAATATAAGGAATATAATCTTTCCTACTTGTGACAAAGGTGCTAAAAAAGAGACGTGTAAGAGGCAGCTTCCATGTGCTGAGGTCCCTAGCTTAGTTCTCAAAGAATTTTGAAGAATGCCAGATTGTAGATGTAACTGACCTTGGAGTGATATGAAGGAGGCTCAAGACAAGGAACTGGGGAGCTGTGCTGGTGCTGAGCAGTGTAGATGGAGAGTGTGCCCCTGAATGTGGGGCCATGGAGGACAGTCAAGATGTCACTCTGAACATAAAATGTCCTTCAGATCAGATTTCAAATAACCCAGGTGACTATTCATGCTGGGCAATTCTTAGCACTCAAAGGTCTCTGTTTTTCCTCCGTACAACACTCAATAGCTGAAGatactcttttcctttattaaaagaaaatctctagTGTTGTCTAGTCAGCAGGTTTTATAGGGAAGTAGTGAAAGGATAGTTTAGTGTCTGCCTATTGCCCTGTTTACTGATGTTTATAGAAGCTTCAgaactttttaatgaaataatatcaTGAATCTTTAGAGCACAAATTTACattataatacaaaaataaaacaatatatccAAGTAACATGGGATAAGAAGTTTCATCTTTAGTTCCTGGgaataaaatatgttctattaCTTcactaaaccagtggttctcaaagcatggtccctggaccagcagtatcaggatcacctggaaacttgtcagAAATGTAAATTCTGGGACTCTACCcaagatctactgaatcagaaaattTAGGGGTGAGTCCTCACAATCTTTTTTAACAAACCTGctaagtgattctgatgcattctcaagtttgagaaccactactctaaATCTCAAGCAGTGGTGAGTCTCCAGGGGATATTTACCAATATCTGGAGGCATTTTTAGTTGTCATTTCTGGGATAAAGGGTGCTACTGgtgtctagtgggtagaggccagcgttcctgctaaacattctacaaatGCACGGGACAGTCTTACAACAAAGAATTGTCCAGTCTAAAATGTCCATGGTGCCAGGGTTGAGAAACTTGCTCTCAACTGAGCCTCCACACTCTCTACTGGTCAAGAAATTAAACCTTGGTAATttttgagtgtatgtgtgtggaagGGTTTCATCTCCAATTTCATAGTCTAATTCTAGGCCTAGATGACTGGAAGGGAATAAGTTCTTAATCCAGGTGACCATCTTCATTTCAGTGCTCACTTTGCTGCCCAGTACTGGTATTTAGGGATGTTTCTCTTGAAGTGATGGGGCAGGAAACTCTCTGAGCTAAGCTAAGCCATCCCAACTGGGGAGAATATCCCTCTGCACCACCAACTAGATTCTCCTATGAGACAAGTATCTGACCTGCGTAGAATTCAAGCATCCTGAAGCAACGTGCTGAAGTCAAGTGGAACAGTAGGTGTCCATGCTGTAATGCCCTCCCTCTCAACTTCTACCTCTTCTCAATAAATATCCACCAGATAAGAGTTCCAGGAGAAGCCATGTGGGGCAATATGTAGCTAATGAAGGAGTGTCACAGAGATCCTGGTAGTGTGGGGAATCAAACCATGTGGGACACTGGAGGGGTACCTGGAGGTGCTTCGTACAGAAATATCTAAGGGAAACCCATCAGGGATTTGAGTGCAGGGACAGTGATGGGCCTGCTGACCATTCACACTGCTTCCCCAGAGCCCAAACAGCATGCACACCTTTACTGATGATTATAATtacagtttattctttttctccctccactTATCTGCTCCTCCAGCCACATGCCCAGGCCCATCCCACACTGTCTTGTGTTTAGGGCTGCTTCACAGAGGGATACAGTTCCACTGGTTCCAGTCACAGGGCATAGGGATGTGACACAGACTGAGACTCATTTTCTGCATAATTATGTTACTCTTGTCTGTGTGCGAATAGATGGGGAAGTCGAGTTTGTCGAGAGCCTGCGTATGGTGATAGATGACATACGAGACGAGGCCCTGGGCCCGGTACTCAGGTGTGGTGCCTGCCATCCGTATCTCTGCTGTCTGGTCCATCAGGCACCAGGACACAGGGGTCCCCTCAGGTCCCAGCAGGCATTTGTTAGGGAAGTTCCGGATACAGCGCTCGATGAATCTCTGGCTCCTCTCGTTGCCACCAAAATGCCAGAATTTATTCACCAAGGCAGCGTGGGTAACGTCCAGGGATGAGAGTCTAAACATCTCTTGGTTGCTATGGAGGttccaagagaaaaggaaagtccATGAGTATGGAGGTTTATATTTGTTCTTACCTCCATTATCTCGAGAGACAGAGtaagcagaggaaagagcagacaCAAAGTCCCGGAGTATGGGTGACCTTGTGGTGACAGAAGAACAGAATGAAAGCCAGTGTTGTTGGAGCGAGGGAGTAGGAAGTGGTAGAGTATTTTAAGCAGAGGAGGAACATGGTCtgaatttcacttttaaaaaagagTGCTCTGGCTGCTTTGAAGAATATTGATTATAGGGAGCCAGCatgagagcagggagagaagcTGAGAGGCCACCTCGGCAGTGAGAGGTATGGGTAATGCAGAGTGGCTTTTATCAAACTCACATGTCAGTGGGTTTGCCATCATCAGGTGATAAATTCTTTCCATCTAGCAGGGAAGGAGCCAGTTTCTTCGCCATCTCAGGTGTCATATACAGAATGCATTGTGTTTGCTTGACTTTGAAAGATTTCATGGCTGCAAGATTTTGTATTACCTCATTAAGGCTGGACTGTGAACCTAGACAGGGTTATAAGGAGAGATGCAATGATTTAAGTACATTCTAGAGGAAGCTCTCCAGTGAAGTAGGAAGTTTCTGAGTATGTACGGTCAGAAAACCTTGGTTCTGGGCTTGGTGCTGCCACTGTGTAACTGGGGTTATATAGTCAGGATTTGTGCAATTTTCCCTGTTTTATATAAGTGAAAATGTGCCCAGAAATTCATTCAGCTACAGTCATGCCATTAGTGGCAATACCAGGATTAGAACTAagttttctgggcttttgatgATCAAAGGAGATGAGTTATAAAAAAAAGTAGTAGCCAACATctattgaacacttactgtgcTCCAATTATTATAGATTGTTGCAGTAATGGGCCATAATTTGCCCGTAAGTCCTTGTATCCATTCCCTGAAGTGGTCCCCTCCTGCACTGCATCTGCCCTTGACCATATGACTTGCTTTTGTCAATGGGAAAGAGCAAATTTGATGTAGGGAGAGGCTTAAAAGTACTTGCACATTGGATTGTGACCTCTTTTTGTGCTCCTGGTTACTTTCAGACCAACACAATATCAATAGGCCTAGACTAGCCTGGTGAGGACATGTGCTCCTATCATGCTGTCATCACAGCAAATAACTGGCACTGACAGCCAGAACTGTCATTCAGATGTGAGTAAGGCCATGCTGAAGCCAACCAACCCTTAGTCCACCCATCAACTGACTACAGTTGCATGAGTAAACCCAGACGAGACCAGCAGAAGAACTGCCTTGGAAAGCCCAGCCAAAATTGTTGATTCACAGAATTATGAGGTTTGCTATGCAGCAAAAGTTAACTGAAACATCTAGATATTGTACTAAGCAATTCTTATTCAagatttcattgtcttctttttggtgtttttaggaagattagccctgcgctaactgctgccaatcctcctctttttgctgaggaagactggccctgagctaacatccatgcccatctccctctactttatatgtgggatgcctaccacatcatggcttgccaagcggtgccatgtctgcacccaggattggaaccggcgaatcccgggcctctaaagcagaatgtgcgaatttaacccctgcgccaccaggctggcccctcatttagTCTTTTTACTACTTCCATGTTTTAGAGACCATTATTACTCCCACTTTTATATATGAAAATCATGATCATAGGGAGGATAAATCACTTGGTTAGGATCACATAGCAAGTAACAGGCAGATGCCAACCTAGGGGGTTGGACTCTGGAGGACATGCTCACAAGCATGAAAGTTGTCCTTCATGATCTGGGAGGTGCTCTATGGTGAGTTGTCATTCTTATTGCAGGAACAGAAGGCCCTAGGGAAATTTCTGCTCTGGCCCCCAATCACCCTAGGGGATCTTAGATATGTCTGCAAAATATGCCATAAATCCTTGGCTATCATGGAATTCTTTTATGGTTCCTACATGGAATCCATTCTTTGGAAGCTTTGAAAGTGTTTTTCCCCCTTTACAGGAATATTTGCAGCCAAATAAAAAAACTGATAGCAGATTGAGGGTCTAGGGCTTGGAGGAATGAGATATGAGTCAAGGGAAATTGTTCAGGACAGAGACGTAAGTCAGCACAAATCCCATTCCTCTTACTTACTTTGGATCTGCAAATGCTGCTTCCAGTTGATGACTTCTGGTGAGCTAAGGAATTCCTGACAGTTCTTGAGGTCCTTAGAGTAGATTTGGTAAGTATTGGTGTAGTGATCAAGGTCATCTGTCATCTCCTATTATCATTGGGAAAAGGAGAATAAATCAAATTTCTCATATTTCATGATTGTAATACTTTTTTCTAAATTCCATTATATTGTGATGTTTTTAAGGACTAAAATATTGGTATTTTTATTGATGCCTTACAATTATTTCTGAAACATTTAAGATATTAATGAGATAAAGATGAGAGATTTTGGTATTCAATTTATGATGGAAAATTGCAGAGCAATATTATTGTTTACCAATATattgtattaaaatttaaaatcaaacaaaacataattatttataaagtATCTTTCTATACCTCCATCACCCTcaataggaagaagaaaaaagcaattgACAAGGAAAAGCTTCTGTTGCAAGAATAATTTTACTACAGTTCAAACACTTACAGAACACACAAACTATCAACATGACAGCATTAAATTTGGTTACAGATAACTCTGGATTAAAATCTCCATCTTAATGAAGCCAAAGAAGATGAACATCAGTTAGAAATGCTTTCTTAAAATACTATCATTAAACAAATTATagttacagaaaaagaaagaaaccacttATTTAGAAAATTCCCCTCAAATTATTAAATAACAGATGAGATTATCTGGAGGAAGCAGGCACAGGAAAATATTACCACAACTAGTGCAGTATTAGAAACCTTTTTTTAAGTAGTTGGAAGATGTTTCCCAAAAATACACTCACAAGTCAGCAATGCTATCACTAACACATTTTGTTCCTTAAGGTCACATTTAAGATAAAAAGATCAAATGATTTTATTTCAGTtcagtttttattattaatatacatttattcattttatatattgtttaatttaGTGGTTTTTAAGTAACTATTTGCATGAAAGGTGTAATATTTGtagttttataaatgtataattttactggatgttttaaaataaacttaagaatTTTTGCCTTTGAAATTTATTAACTATTCAGTTTCACtaacttttaaatgtttcctCAAAATGTATACAGAAATTCTAGTATTAAAAATTGGTTTTTGTAATCACCCTAAGCCCTGTTTTACACCTTCCTATCTTTGCCCTTACGGTTTTCTTTGTCAGCctgacaaaaatatatttatgtacaaaatCCAGTTCAGATGAAACCACCAAGAGGTGTCTCTAACCTTACCCTGTACTCTGCATCTCCAACGTCCATAGTTTGATCAGATGTTGCCTGTGCTATTTATGTATGTTGTACCTCTTCCATTCTTGCACACTTCACACTGAGCTGTAATTTATttgcttatctattttttcccccagacTGTGAGgttcttgaggacagggacttgAATGAATCACTATGATTCACTTCTGTATCCCCAGAGTCTACCACATTGCCAGGCACATGGTAGGCACACagcaaataaaaacagataaGCATATTCATTCCACATCTGGCACCTTACCTGCTCCTCAGGGCGGATAACCACTGCATTAAAGTCAGGCCACTTGTCCACCAGGGCCTTTAGCTTGAATGGGTTTCCGTGAGTCATGTGGAAGACAGCCCCATAAACCTACAACATCCCAAGAAAATGAGAGAGTCGGCTTATTAAGAAGGGATGGCAAAGTGCCTTGTTTGACCAGGATAAGGATTATTTCTGTGAAATCATGAAATTTTATGGTGGAAAGGGCGAACTATAACATCTAAGTCACACAATCTCCATGTACTACATTTTTTAACCTCAAATGAGACGGGTTTTTTCTCCCCATCCAATATGAAGCATACATGCATATTGTAAAAGATTTAGATGTGTAAAATTAATGATTTTAAGAACACCACTTTCAATTTTAGGATTTAATATTATCTTTTCCCAGACTTTTCTCTTATTCATATATATAGGGATACACAATTTTACAAGAGTAAAATGACCTGATACGTGGTGTTTTCCCCACTGAATACATTGTGGGCATATTTCCACGTTCATaaacacaaaagttttcaatttttgttAATGACTGCATAGGAGTCCATTATATGAATGGACTgcagtttatttattatttgtctatTGATGGGCATTTCAGCTGTTTCCAACTTTTCACCTCAACAAataatactttttgttttttttaaagattgccccctgggctaacaactgttgccaatctttctttttttttctgctttatctccccaaatg
This sequence is a window from Equus caballus isolate H_3958 breed thoroughbred chromosome 12, TB-T2T, whole genome shotgun sequence. Protein-coding genes within it:
- the GLYAT gene encoding glycine N-acyltransferase, giving the protein MMFPLQGVQMLQTLEKSLRKSLPVSLKVYGAVFHMTHGNPFKLKALVDKWPDFNAVVIRPEEQEMTDDLDHYTNTYQIYSKDLKNCQEFLSSPEVINWKQHLQIQSSQSSLNEVIQNLAAMKSFKVKQTQCILYMTPEMAKKLAPSLLDGKNLSPDDGKPTDINQEMFRLSSLDVTHAALVNKFWHFGGNERSQRFIERCIRNFPNKCLLGPEGTPVSWCLMDQTAEIRMAGTTPEYRAQGLVSYVIYHHTQALDKLDFPIYSHTDKSNIIMQKMSLSLCHIPMPCDWNQWNCIPL